In Rutidosis leptorrhynchoides isolate AG116_Rl617_1_P2 chromosome 2, CSIRO_AGI_Rlap_v1, whole genome shotgun sequence, one genomic interval encodes:
- the LOC139892615 gene encoding uncharacterized protein produces MKSKKKSTTINTTGLQNLSPSKLLVSHLSCTIALASSFWLANHVFSINLIDNPAETLRLISLIETPVVILIYSAFRKDKNKSSYLKAVARGFLGLPVGAAANALGAIALGAPVGTQYFLKTLNWSLLMSAFTVVPAASVYGSSWFDWHRIFAHTKLIESVDYMICLPAHGAVIGAWFGAWPMPLDWERAWQEWPICVTYGAIIGYLVGMLASFGSVLFRHSRQHKKGD; encoded by the exons ATGAAGAGTAAGAAGAAGAGCACCACTATAAATACCACAGGATTACAAAACCTATCACCTTCAAAATTACTTGTTTCGCATTTGAGTTGCACAATCGCGTTAGCGTCATCGTTTTGGTTAGCAAATCATGTATTCTCTATTAATTTAATCGATAATCCAGCTGAAACACTCCGTTTAATTTCG CTGATTGAGACTCCAGTTGTGATTTTAATCTACAGTGCCTTTCGGAAAGATAAGAATAAGAGTTCG TACTTGAAGGCTGTAGCTAGAGGTTTCTTAGGGCTTCCTGTTG GGGCTGCTGCCAATGCACTTGGAGCTATTGCTTTAGGGGCACCTGTTGGTACGCA GTACTTTCTAAAAACTCTCAACTGGTCTCTTCTGATGTCCGCATTTACT GTTGTCCCTGCAGCTTCCGTCTATGGTTCATCTTGGTTTGATTGGCATCGTATATTTGCACATACAAA GCTAATTGAATCTGTAGATTATATGATTTGTTTACCTGCACATGGTGCAGTAATTGGAGCTTGGTTTGGGGCCTGGCCCATGCCACTGGACTGGGAAAGGGCTTGGCAG GAATGGCCTATTTGTGTAACTTATGGTGCTATCATTGGATATTTGGTCGGAATGTTAGCTTCTTTTGGTTCTGTACTCTTTCGTCATTCACGTCAACACAAAAAGGGAGATTAA
- the LOC139892614 gene encoding uncharacterized protein — MVEITETEESTTITEEQSQPLLSESKTRSKSVRTKVPEVEVHLFRCGKGPIDTFKSNLGGWDQDQLEVRDILDKYGFKSVYAFNTQSGRGVPIRFNPRNGRSILPYKDGSVIYIDGEPKDSLIKPITRIFIGVAVITAMIILVMKETPGWAKKFNFTGVNFSVPPWVLACVVIVFTRLRKRTKDFFAKHH, encoded by the exons atgGTTGAAATCACAGAAACCGAAGAATCGACTACAATCACTGAAGAACAATCACAGCCGTTGTTATCAGAATCAAAGACTCGATCTAAATCAGTACGAACTAAAGTACCGGAAGTAGAGGTTCATCTATTTCGGTGCGGTAAAGGTCCGATTGATACATTCAAATCGAATTTAGGTGGCTGGGATCAAGATCAGCTTGAAGTTAGAGATATATTGGATAAATATGGATTTAAATCGGTGTATGCTTTCAATACGCAATCAGGTAGAGGTGTTCCGATCAGGTTTAACCCTAGAAACGGCAGATCTATACTTCCGTACAAGGACGGATCTGTTATTTATATCGACGGTGAACCTAAG GATTCGTTGATAAAGCCGATCACCAGGATCTTTATTGGGGTGGCAGTGATAACTGCGATGATTATTCTGGTTATGAAGGAGACTCCGGGTTGGGCTAAAAAGTTTAACTTCACCGGTGTTAACTTCAGCGTTCCTCCATGGGTCTTAGCTTGCGTGGTTATTGTATTCACTCGTTTGAGGAAGAGAACCAAGGATTTCTTCGCAAAACACCATTGA